The nucleotide sequence TGGTGGTCGGGGTGACGGGCGCGCTGGCGACGCTGGCGATCGCCGATCGGGCCCGGGTCCGCCTGCGGGTCGCGATCCGGCAGCGATTCGCGCCCGTCGATCGGCCGCGGCCGGTCGTCGCTGAGGCTGCTGGGGTCGCCGAGGTGCCCGGTTTCCGCGAGGCGCCCGTGGCCAGTGAGGTGCCTCTGGTCAGTGGGCCACCCGTGGTCGGTGGGGCCCATGTGCGCCGAGATGTGGGCGCGGTCCATGAGGCGCCTGCGGCCGTGGACGCGCGCTCGTTCGCCGAGCCGCTCGGCCGTGCGGCCTCCGGCGGCGGCGGGGGCGCCGTCGGCCGTGCGGCTGCGGTCAACGCGACCCCTGCTGGCGAGTCCACCGCTCCTGATGTGGCCACTTTCGAGGTCGCCGCTCCCGGCGTTTCGGCCCGCGAAGCCGCCGCCGCTCGAAGCGCTGTCCCTGGCCGACCCCCGGCCGCAGCCAGCGCCGGCACACCCGACGCTCCGGCCACCGTTGCTCCCGACTCCACCGCGTCGCCCGGCGCTCCCGCCACCGAGACTCCTGCCACGCCCGACGCTGCCGCCGCATCCGGCGCCGGGCCTGCGACCCGGGAAGCCGCCGCGTCCAGCGTCGCGACCAGCCAGCACGCCACTGCGTCCGGTACCGCCACGGCCGCCTCCACCGCAACGCCCGGCGCTGTCCCAGGCCGACCCGCCGCCGCTCCGGCCACGGCGTCCAGTGCCGGCACGCCAGAGGCTCCCGCCGCCACTCTCAACGCTGCGGCCGCATCCGGCGTTGTCGCCGGCCAACCCGCTGCCTCAGCCGAGACGGCCGCCGCGTCCGGGGTCGTGGCCGAGGCTGCCGCCGACTCTCGCACCGCTGCTCCGGGCGTTGCGACCAGCACACCCGCCGATGCGACGGGCGCCGAAGCGACAGCCGACACGGCCGTGCAGGCTCCGGACCTCGGCGTCGCGGCACCGGTCGACGTGGGCGGCGAGGACAACGTCGCCGCCTCCTCCGACAGTGCGGCTGTTGCCGGGGTCGCTGGTGCGGCAAGTGCCGACCCGGCCGCCCGGACCACGCCAGATGCCGTCGAGCCGGAGAAAGCGGCGCAGCCTGAGCTCCAGGTCCGGTCCGGCAGCCTCGCCGCCCAGTCGCCGAGCCGGCCGTCCGGCGTCATCCGCCGCGAGTTCACCGCACCGCGCACGCGCACGGAGTCGCCGGTACGGGCCGAGCCAGCGAAGCAGCCGGCCGAGCCGCGTGGCCGGCGGCGGGTGTCGCGGCCGCCGGGTGGGGCCGATCGGCCGCGGTCGCCGCTGCGCGATGCTCTGACACGGCGGCTCGCTGCCGCCGGGCGCGAGGAGGCCGCCGCCGCGTCGGCGCCGGCTCAGCCGGACGGCGTCGAGACGCCCACCGCCGAGGCGCCGCCGACCCGCTCGAAGCTGGAACTGCGGCGGGCGGTCAGCCGGCGGATCACGGCGGCCTGGCCCGATCCGGCCGAGTCCGAGGCCAACCGGTCCGCTCCCGAGGAACCGGCGGTGCCGTGGACGGCGCGGATCCGGGCGGCGTTCGGCCGCACCAGGACCGCCGATCCCGAGCCGGAGGACGAACCGGCCACCGAGGCGAAACCTGTCGACAAGCCGACTACCAAACGGGAGTCCATCGACGCGCCGACCGCCCAGGCGAAGCCCGTCGAGACGCCGACCGCCGAGCCGAAGCCCGTTGAGCCCGCCGCTGAGGCACCGGCCGAGGAGGAGTCGGGACCGGCGTGGGTCCGGGCCCGCGACGCGCTGCGGCGGCTGACGACGTCGCGGCTGGAGCAGCTCGACAAGGAGCCGCCGGCGGAGGCGCCGGAACCGAAGGCCGAGGAGCCGCGCGAGGAACAGAGCGGCGGACCGGCCTGGGTCTGGGCTCGGGACGTACTGCGGCGGCTGACGACGTCGCGGCTGGAGGAGATCGGCGACGAGCGGCCGGCCGCCGAACCGTGGCGGTCGACGCCCAGGGAGGCCGAGCCGCCGGCGGACGATGCCGGTCAGCAGCACGACGCCCAGGAGGTCGTGCCGTGGGCCCGGCGCGACGCCTTGCGGCGGCTGACGGTGATCCGGCTGGAGCGGCTGGACGAGGCGGACTCCGGCCAGGAGCGCGGCAACGGAGCGGTGCACGAGAGCACGCCCACGGGCGACGCCACGCCGACGCGCAAGAGCAAGCCGCCTCGTAGGTTCGGGTCGGCGCCGGGCAAGGGCGGCGGCTCCGTCCCGACCGACGACCTGCCCACGCCGCCGAAGCCGGCCGACCGCGGCATCCGGCAGGTGCTGGCCGACCGGCTCACCCCGCCGGGCGACGAGCGTCGCACGCCGCCGAAGCCGGCCGACGATCGGCCCACGCCACGGACCGACGAGCCTCGCACCTCGGCGGAGCGCGCCGACCGGCCGGGATCGGCTGCGGCTACCCCAGCGACCACGCCAGCGACCAGGCCGGGCCACGACGACGCCGGCACGCCGGGCTCGTCGTGGGGTGGCCGGCTGCGGGACGCGGTGCGGGGGCGGCTGGGCCGGCCGGCGTCGGACTCGGCGCGGCCGGAGGCACAGCCGGCCGATCGGGACGCGGCCGCCGCCGTGAAGCCCACGCCCGACCGGCCGGCGCGGGGCGAACCGGGCAAGCGAACCGAGCGGACCGAGCGGCCGGAGCGAGCGGAACCGGCAGAGCGCGCGAGACCCCCGGCCGCGGTCGCGGCGAACGGCACCGTGCTACCGCCGCCCCCTCCCCCGCCACCGCCCGCTCCGTCCCCACCGTCGGTGGCGGCTCGCGAGCGCACCCCTGTCAGCGTCGTCGGCGTACCACCGGGCACGCCGCCGCCTCCACCGCCGCCAGCCGACTGAACCCTGAACCAGGGTCCCGGATCGGGCGCGCAAGCCGCCACACCGCCACACCATGATCATCAAGGTTCAGTGCGTGATGGAGCCTGTTGCGCTTTCGGCGGTCGACGCGCTGGAGCCGGAGATCTTCCTGCCCGCGTCACGCGCCGACGGCCCGGTGCCGCCCTTGGCAAGGCTGGTCGTCGTGACGGCGCCCGATATGCCCGGCCTGCAGCGTGGCCAGGCGAGCCAAGGCGGTCGGACGTCGCGGCGAGAACGGCGCCCGCCGAAGATTCTTCGGCAACGCCCGCACCGCACCCCATTCCGCAACAGGCTCCAGGGCGTGGTCGATCGTTGATGATCATGGGCGGGGACGGGGCGACCGCACGCCGCCGCGCGCGCTCACCGCGGCTCACTTGCCTCCGGACGATCTCGGCGGACCGGACTCTTGACCACCTCGGCAGCACACCGGTAACGTCGGCCGACACAGGAAAGCGTTTTCCACCGACGTACTTCCACCACGGAGGCGCGAATGCCCGCACCCTCGTCTGCACCCCCGCCCGCACCCGCCACAGCCAGGCTCGACGCGATCGAACCGCGGGCGTGTTCGTGCGGCCAGACCCGCCGGGCGTTCCTGGACGTGGAGCCGGGGACGGCGAGCGTGCACCTGCTCGACGTCGACGCGGCCTTAGCGCACTTCCACCGGAAGGCCACCGAGATCTACGTGGTCCTGGAGGGCGAAGGCCAGGTCGAGCTCGACGGCGTCGCGCACCCGGCCGGTCCGCTGAGCGCGTTCCTGATCCCGCCGGGCACCCGGCACCGGGCGATCGGCGAGCTTCGCGCGCTGGTCGTCGCCATCCCCGCCGCCGACGACGAGGACGAGTATTTCGATGCCTGAGGTGATCTCCCAGGCCGCTCCCCCAGCGGCCGAACCGGACGACGAAGCGCCCACCCGGCGCACCGCGGGCCAGCGGGCCCTCCAGCTCCTCGACGCCGCCTGGCGGCCGGCCCTGCTGCTGGTGCTGCTGGGCTTCGGCTGGTGGGCCGTCACCGCGGCCGAGGTGTTTCCCGCCTACCTGGTCCCGACGCCGGGCGACGTCGCGAACGAGCTGGTGACGGAGCGCGAGATGCTCGCCCGGCACACGTGGGTGACGACGTACGAGACGGTGCTGGGCTTCCTGCTGGCGGCGGCGATCGGCATGCTGGCCGCCGTCGTCATCGTGTACTCGCCGACGCTGGAGAAGGCGCTGTATCCGCTGATCCTGTTCGCGCAGGTCATCCCGAAGATCGCGATCGCGCCGATCCTCGTCGTCTGGTTCGGGTTCGGGCCGATGCCGAAGGTGATCCTGGCCGTGCTGATCGCGTTCTTCCCCGTGGTGGTCTCCGGGGTCGCGGGGCTGCGGTCGACGGATCCGGAGCTGCTCGATCTCTCCGCGACGATGGGCGCGAGCCGGTGGAAGACGTTCCGGAAGATCCGGTTCCCGAACTCGCTGCCGCACCTGCTGTCCGGCCTGAAGGTCGCCGTGACGCTGGCCGTGGTCGGCGCGGTGGTCGGTGAGTTCGTCGGCGCCGACGAGGGGCTCGGGTACGTGCTGCTGCTGGCCAGCGGCAACCTGAACTCGTCGCTGCTGTTCGCCGACCTGATCCTGATGTCCGCACTCGGCGTCGTCCTGTTCGTCGCGGTCGAAGTGGCCGAGAAACTGCTCATCCCCTGGCACGCCAGCCGGCGCCAGGGCGTCCCCCTCACGACGTCATGACCCAGGAATCCGCCCGAACCCGCCATGAACCACGCAACGACGCACTCATGAAAGGGCCGAACATGCGACGCAGCCTGCTGGCCACCTCTGCCGTGGCACTCCTCGTCCTGTCCGCGTGCGGAGGCGACGACGAACCCACCGCCGCGGGCGACGGTGACGACGGCGAACTCACCGAGGTGACGCTGACCCTGAACTGGGTCCCGTACGGCGAGCACGCGCCGTTCTACTACGGCGTCGCCGAGGGCATCTACGAAGAAGAGGGCATCGACCTGGAGATCCGGCCGGGCAGCGGTTCCGGCACGACGGTCCAGCAGGTCGCGCAGTCGCAGACGGACTTCGGCTGGGCCGACACGCCGCCGCTGCTCAACGGCGTCACCGAGGGCATGCCGATCAAGAGCCTCGGCGTCTTCCTGCAGACCGGCCCGGCCTCGGTGGAGTTCTTCGCCGACCAGGGCATCAGCGAGCCCGCCGACCTCGTCGACAAGATCGTGGCCGGCACGCCGGGCGACGCCATGTACGCGACGTTCCCCGCGTGGCTGGAGCTCAACGGCGTCAACCCCGACGACGTCGAGGTGGTCAACGTCGACCCGGCCGGCAAGATCGCGGCGCTGGTCGAGGGCCGCGCCGATGCCATCATGGGATTCTTCCACGACCAGGGCCCGACCATCGAGGACATCAGCGGCCAGGAGGTCGACGCGCTGCTGTTCACCGACTGGGGCATGAACCTGCTGGGCACCGGCATCATCGCGCACCAGAACACCATCGACGACAATCCGGAGCTGGCCGAGGCGTTCGTCCGGGCGACGGCGCGGTCGTGGGAGGCCGCCGCCGAGGACCTGGACGCCGCCGCCGCGGCCATGGAGGAGGGCGCCGACGAGACCCCGCCGGCCGAAGTGCTGCGCGCCCAGCTGGAGGAGAGCATCGGCCTGCTCCGCCTGGACGAGGCCGGCACGCCCGGCGTCAACACCGAGGAGCAGTGGCAGGAGACCATCGACCTGCTCTCCGAGGCCGGCTCGCTGACGGACCCGGGCGACCCGGCGACGTACTGGGAGTCGTCGTTCGGCGAGGCCGAGTGAGCACAGAGATGACGGAGACCATGACGACCCATCCGTCGGCCGCCGCACAGCACCGGAACCAGAACGGCACCACGATCGACATCACCGACCTCACCTGCACGTTCATCAGCAAGCGGAGGCGGACGACGGCGCTCACCGGCGTCTCGTTGTCGGTCCAGGCGGGCGAGTTCGTCACCATCGTCGGGCCGTCGGGCTGCGGCAAGTCGACGCTGCTGAAGATCGTCGCCGGGCTGGTCCCGCCGAGCAGCGGCGACGTCCGCCTGCTCGGCAAGCCGGTCACGGGGCCGCAGCGGGAGATCGGCTTCGCCTTCCAGCGGGCCGCGCTGCTGGAGTGGCGCGGCGTCCGGGCGAACATCCTGCTGCAGGCCGAGATGCGCAAGATGGACAAGCGCAAGGCCGCCGAGCGGGCCGACCACCTGATCGAGCTGACCGGCCTGACCGGGTTCGAGACCGCGCTGCCGCACGAGCTGTCCGGCGGCATGCAGCAACGCGTCGCGCTGTGCCGGGCGCTGCTGCACGAGCCGCCGGTGCTGCTCATGGACGAGCCGTTCGGCGCCCTCGACGCGCTCACCCGCGAACACATGAACGTCGAGCTGCACCGCATCTGGCGCGAGACCGGCACGACGGTCGTTCTGGTGACGCACTCCATCGCGGAGGCGGTCTACCTCGGCCAGCGGGTGGTCCTGATGACGCCGCGGCCGGGCCGCATCGAGCGGGTCTACGACGTCGACCTGCCCGCGGTCCGCGACTACGGCGACACCATGTCCAGCTCGACGTTCGAGGAGCTGGCGCGCGAGATCCGGGTGCTGCTGGGAGCCAGCGGCCACCACGGATGACGCCGGAGCGCCGCTGGTGGAACACCGCCGGCGCGTGGCTCGCGATCGGCACCGGCCCGGCGGCGCTGGTGCTCGGCGCAGGACTCGCCGACCGGCACGATGGCCCCGTGCCGGTCGGCGCCCTGCTCCTCGGCGGCGTCGCGATGACGGTGCTGCTGGTGGTGCCGGGACGGCTCGGGCTGCGGCCGCCGCACGGCGAGGGCCGGTCGCTGACGGAGCTGCTCGAGGCGTACCTGCCGCGCCGCGACCGGACGGTGGTCGGCGCGCTGATGGCGCTGGCGATGGCCGGCTGGCTGGGCTTCAACGCGGGCCTGGGCGGCGCCGCGCTGGGGTCGCTGCTGGACGTCCCGAAGTGGGCCGGCGTGGTCGTCCTGGGGCTGCCGCTGCTGGCGATCGCGGCAGCCGGCCAGCACCGCTGGAACGCGCTGGCGCTGGTGACGACGGCGGCCGCGCTGGCGCTGATCGTGGTCATCGCGACGCACGGCGCCGGGGCGCGCGGCGACGCGCCGCTGGACGCCGGGTTCGGCACGTCGACCACGCTGCTCACCGACATCGCCGTGTTCGTCGGCTACGTCGCGGTGTTCGGGCTGCGGGCGCCGGACTTCACCGCCGGGCTGCGCGGCCGGAGCGACCTGTGGGCGTGCGCGGCGATCCTGGTCGTGCCGACGCTCATCGCCGCGACCGCCGGGACGATGATCGCGCTGCGCAGCGACTCCGCCGACCTCGTCGGCCACCTGCGCACGTCTGACCTCGGCACGGCGCTGGTGGTGGTCGCGGTCGCGGCGCCGTGCCTGACGTCGTTCCACTCCGGCGGACTGGCGCTGCGGTCGGTGACCGGGCTGCGCGAGCGGCCGGCCGCGGCGGTCATCGGCGTCGCCGGGCTGGCCGTCGCGACCACCGGGTTCGAGAACGCCCTGATCCCCTGGCTGACGGTGCTCGCCGCGGTGCTGCCGCCGTTGGTCGTCCCGCTCGGCTGGGAGGCGCGGGTTCGACGGCGGCAGCGGCGGCCCCCGCGCCCCGTCACCGCCGTCATGTGGCTGCCGGCTGCGGCGCTCGGCGTCGCCCTGACGATCGCCGGCGTGCCCGGCGCCCCGCTCGCCGGTCTGGCCGCCGCTGTCGTCTGCACGTCCGCAACACACGGATTGAACCGTTTTACCGCCAGGCGTTGACGACGTCTGCGCCGCGCCGCTAGCCTACGGATCACACCGTATGGAAAGCGCTTACCACCGCGAGAAGTTCACTGACGAACAACGAAAGGTGGAGCTCCCCGATGCCCCCAAGCCCGCTCGACCGCCGCACGTTCCTGCGCGCCACCACCGCGACCGCCCTTGCCGCCGGCGCGCTGACGACGGCGGGCGCCCTCCCCGCCGCGGCCGCCAGCGGCAACCGGCCGATCCCCCGTCCGGCCATCGGCATGCACCTGTACACGATGCGCCGGTCGCTCGCCGTGGACTTCGCCGGCACCGTCCGGGCACTCGCCGGCATCGGCTACGCCACCGTCGGCGTCAGCGGCCGGCACGGCCACAGCGCCGCCGCGATCCGCGCCATGCTCGACGACGCCGGGCTCGACGCGGTCCTGGAGCACGTCGGCTACGACCGCCTGACGAACAACCTCGAGGGCGCCTGCGCCGACGTCGTCACGCTCGGCGGCCACTGGGTCGTGACGTCCAGCCTGCCCGGCTCGCTCTACACGCTCGACGGCATCCGGCAGGCGGCCGCGGCGTTCAACCGGGCCGGCGAGGTGGCCGCGACCTACGGGCTGAAGGTGCTGCACCACAACCACGACGCCGAGTTCCGCACCGACGGCGGCCGGGTGCTCTACGACGTCCTCCTGGAGGAGACCGACCCGGACCTCGTCGGCTTCGAGCTGGACGTGTACTGGGCGGCCCGCGGCGGCTACGACGCCGGCGACTATTTCGTCGACCACCCCGCCCGGTTCCCCGCGCTGCACGTCAAGGACATGGCGCCGGGCGGCGGGTTCGCCGACGTCGGCTCCGGGGTCCTCGACTTCGCGGCGATGTTCGAGCACGCCCACCGCGGCGGCGTGCGCCAGTTCCTCGTCGAGCACGACAACCCCGCCGACGAGTTGAGCACGGCGCGCAACAGCTTCCGCCACCTCCGCGACCTGCGGTTCTGAGAGGAGACGGCCATGCTGCGAGCAGGACTGGCCGCCGCGCTGGCGGCCTCGGCACTCACCGGCGGCGGCCTCGCGACCGCCACCCCGGCCGCTGAGCCGACCACCGAGAGCTTCGACGCGCTGGTCTTCTCGCGCGTCACGAACTTCTACCATGACTCCATCCCCGCTGGTCAGGCGCTGGTCGAGCAGCTCGGCGAGGAGCACGGGTTCAACGTCACCGTCTCCGACGACCCGGCGAACTTCACCGACGAGACGCTGGCCCAGTACGAGGTCGTGATCTTCAACAACACCAACTCGACGCCGCAGGCCGGCGACCTGCTCGACGCCGATCAGCGGGCCGCGTTCGAGCGGTACATCCAGGCCGGCGGCGGCTACGTCGGCATCCACTCCGCGTCGGGCACCGAGCGCGACTGGGAGTGGTACGGCGAGCTGGTCGGCGCGTTCTTCCTCAGCCACCCGCCGGTCCAGGAGCTCGAGGTCGAGGTCGACGACACCGTCCACCCGTCGACGGCCGGCCTGCCGCAGGAGTGGACCCGCACCGAGGAGCCGTACGACTTTGTCACCAACCCGCGCGGCGACGTGCACGTCCTGGCCAGCTACGACTCGACGTCCTACGACGGCGACGTCATGGGCGCGGACCACCCGATCAGCTGGTGCCAGAACTTCGACGGCGGCCGGTCCTGGTACACCGGGATGGGCCACGCGCCGTCGGCG is from Jiangella alkaliphila and encodes:
- a CDS encoding cupin domain-containing protein, coding for MPAPSSAPPPAPATARLDAIEPRACSCGQTRRAFLDVEPGTASVHLLDVDAALAHFHRKATEIYVVLEGEGQVELDGVAHPAGPLSAFLIPPGTRHRAIGELRALVVAIPAADDEDEYFDA
- a CDS encoding ABC transporter permease is translated as MPEVISQAAPPAAEPDDEAPTRRTAGQRALQLLDAAWRPALLLVLLGFGWWAVTAAEVFPAYLVPTPGDVANELVTEREMLARHTWVTTYETVLGFLLAAAIGMLAAVVIVYSPTLEKALYPLILFAQVIPKIAIAPILVVWFGFGPMPKVILAVLIAFFPVVVSGVAGLRSTDPELLDLSATMGASRWKTFRKIRFPNSLPHLLSGLKVAVTLAVVGAVVGEFVGADEGLGYVLLLASGNLNSSLLFADLILMSALGVVLFVAVEVAEKLLIPWHASRRQGVPLTTS
- a CDS encoding ABC transporter substrate-binding protein, yielding MRRSLLATSAVALLVLSACGGDDEPTAAGDGDDGELTEVTLTLNWVPYGEHAPFYYGVAEGIYEEEGIDLEIRPGSGSGTTVQQVAQSQTDFGWADTPPLLNGVTEGMPIKSLGVFLQTGPASVEFFADQGISEPADLVDKIVAGTPGDAMYATFPAWLELNGVNPDDVEVVNVDPAGKIAALVEGRADAIMGFFHDQGPTIEDISGQEVDALLFTDWGMNLLGTGIIAHQNTIDDNPELAEAFVRATARSWEAAAEDLDAAAAAMEEGADETPPAEVLRAQLEESIGLLRLDEAGTPGVNTEEQWQETIDLLSEAGSLTDPGDPATYWESSFGEAE
- a CDS encoding ABC transporter ATP-binding protein; protein product: MTTHPSAAAQHRNQNGTTIDITDLTCTFISKRRRTTALTGVSLSVQAGEFVTIVGPSGCGKSTLLKIVAGLVPPSSGDVRLLGKPVTGPQREIGFAFQRAALLEWRGVRANILLQAEMRKMDKRKAAERADHLIELTGLTGFETALPHELSGGMQQRVALCRALLHEPPVLLMDEPFGALDALTREHMNVELHRIWRETGTTVVLVTHSIAEAVYLGQRVVLMTPRPGRIERVYDVDLPAVRDYGDTMSSSTFEELAREIRVLLGASGHHG
- a CDS encoding sugar phosphate isomerase/epimerase family protein — protein: MPPSPLDRRTFLRATTATALAAGALTTAGALPAAAASGNRPIPRPAIGMHLYTMRRSLAVDFAGTVRALAGIGYATVGVSGRHGHSAAAIRAMLDDAGLDAVLEHVGYDRLTNNLEGACADVVTLGGHWVVTSSLPGSLYTLDGIRQAAAAFNRAGEVAATYGLKVLHHNHDAEFRTDGGRVLYDVLLEETDPDLVGFELDVYWAARGGYDAGDYFVDHPARFPALHVKDMAPGGGFADVGSGVLDFAAMFEHAHRGGVRQFLVEHDNPADELSTARNSFRHLRDLRF